TCCATCCATTCAAAGTAGGTTTTTTCCCACATCTTTGGTTGGAATTGCACCTTTCCTGATTTTACAACCTCAATTGCTGGTTTTGCTAGGGATTCAATTTTGACAAACCATTGTGTCGATAACAATGGTTCGATGACAGCTCCCCCTCTTTGGTTGTGGCCAACACTGTGGATATGTGTTTCAATTTTTTCAATGTAACCTTTGGATTCTAATTCTTCTACCACACGTTTACGTGCTTCAAAACGATCCAAACCATTGTACTTACCTGTATGTTCATTGAGTGTTCCATCCAGATTCATGATGTTGATTGGAGTGAGTTTTAAACGCTGGCCGGCTTCATAGTCATTAGGGTCATGTGCTGGTGTGATTTTCACAAGACCTGATCCAAACTCTTGGTCTACAAAAGAATCAAAGAGAACAGGAATTTCTTTTTCCGCAATTGGCAAAAAGACAAACTTATCTTTTAAAGCCGAATAACGTTTGTCATCTGGGTGAGCGCAAACCGCAACGTCACCAAACATTGTTTCTGGTCTCGTTGTTGCTACAACAATGTATTCCCCTGCACCTAATGTTTTTGGGTCTTTGGATTTGAATTCTGCTTTGGGATATCTGATATGATAAAGTTTGCCTTGTTTTTCCTTGTATTCGACTTCAATGTCTGAAATGGCAGTTTTGGTAACTGGGCACCAATTGATGATTCGTTCCCCACGGTAAATCAATCCTTCATCAAATAAGGTGCGGAAAACTTTGATAACTGCTTTGGATAATCCTTCATCAAATGTAAATCGTTCTTTGGACCAATCCACAGACTCACCGAGTAACCGTTGTTGTTTGGCAATCATTCCACCGGAATGAGCTTTCCATTCCCAAACTTTTTCTATAAATTCTTCGCGAGTAAAATCAGTTCTGGATTTTCCTTCTTTAGCTAACTCACGTTCTACTACGACTTGGGTGGCAATTCCAGCATGGTCCATACCAGGAACCCAAACCACGTTTTTCCCTTTTTTCCGTTCAATGCGTATGATGATGTCTTGGATGGTATGATTGAGTGCGTGCCCAATGTGCAAATTCCCAGTGACATTTGGTGGTGGGATGACAATGGAAAATGTTTCTTTGCGTGATGTATCAGGAGCAAAGGTTTTTTTTTCTTCCCAGATTTGGTTCCACTTTGGTTCTACAGATTCAGGATCGTAACGGTCAGGTAGATGTGATTTCATAAGGTCGATCGATTTCTTGGACTTTACTATGTTTCGCAGTGAGTATTGGGGTCAAGGATGAAACAAAGTCCTTTAGGTTCGCATTGACAGAAAGCTGGACTAAAAGAATCTGGTCGGCATGAACGCAAAAACAGCAAAAATCCTCGGCAAATATGCAACCTTCAAAGGTGTTTCAGAGAAACAATTGAAACGTGATTGGTTGAGTCTTTCGCACATTGAGAAAGACAAAAAAAGACAAGAAATCTTAAAAGAAATCGCGAAAAAATAATCGAAGCGGAAGGATTCTTCCGCATTTTTTATGGAACACCGATTCCAAACGATTTTCTCATTCCTCTTTTTTAGTACCACACTCCTCCTTCCTACTCACTGCTCGAAACAAAGAGACATAATTCTAACTCAGTATGAATCTTCGTTAGCAAAAGCAAAATCAGAAAATCGGAAACTGATCATCGTTTTTGGTGCGGATTGGTGCCCCGACTGTAGGGCATTAGATGGAATTTTTGCCGACCCAGAAACCAAAACTTTACTCGATTCAGAATTTGTGGTGATGAAGGTTGATGTTGGTCGATTTGATAAAAACCTTAGTCTCAATGAACAACTAGGAAATCCAATTCAAAATGGAATTCCTTCACTTGTTGTTGTCTCACCAAAAGGGGAATTCATTACTTCGACAAAAGGTGGTGAATTCTCTAACGCAAGTAAGATGACAAAAGAACAAGTACTCGCATATTTGTATAAACTTTAAAAAGGTAACACCATGAAACTAAATACTTCAATGTATCTAACACGTTCCCTCTCAATTGGATTCAAACTATTTTTCCTTTTTAGTATTTTGGTTGTTAGTTCTCTTTTTGCCGAGGATCAAGCAACACAAACGTTGAAAGTTGGTGACCCACTCCCTGAAATTCCATATACCAACCAATGGGAAGAACCAAGTCCCATCCCTAAGGAAACCACAAAAGTATTCTTCATTTCGGATATGGATGCGAGTAAAATCATCCATCCAATCGTAGAGAAAGAAAATAAAGGGTATTTGGAATCAAAACAAGCAGTTCTAATTTCCGACATCCATAGAATGCCAAGCCTCATCACAAGATTTGTGGCACTGCCTAAAATGAAATCCTATCCATATACCCTTCGTTTGGTGAGAGAAGAAAAATTAGCAGATCCGTTCCCAAGGACAAAAGGTTCGGTGACAATGATCCAATTGAAAGACGGCAAAATTTTAAAAATTGAAATTACGAATGGGGAAGAAGAAGTAAAAAAGTTTTTAAATGGGAAGTAAATATTAAGATTTCAATAGAAGAATTTTATTCATAAGCGAAATATAACTCCGCTTCCACGATTTGGAGTTTACCAAGGATACCTTTGAAAGAATATTTAAGTGAAAATGTATCCAAGACCAAGGAAAACTCCATTGCACTCGATTCGATACAATCCACCAAAATCACTTTCCATCAAATGAAATTACCTTCCTTCTTCCCAAAAAAAGTTAGATATCATACTTTTTTTCAAAATTGCCCCAAAATCTTCTTGATAACGATGTTCTTGATTCTAACCATTTGTCCCTAAAGTAAATCTGTAACAAGAGTAAGAGAGATCCCTTATGGCACTTCCTAAAGTCTGTGTAATTGGAGCTGGTTCTTCTGGAATCACCGTCATCAAATCCTTAAAAG
The sequence above is a segment of the Leptospira levettii genome. Coding sequences within it:
- a CDS encoding thioredoxin family protein, translating into MEHRFQTIFSFLFFSTTLLLPTHCSKQRDIILTQYESSLAKAKSENRKLIIVFGADWCPDCRALDGIFADPETKTLLDSEFVVMKVDVGRFDKNLSLNEQLGNPIQNGIPSLVVVSPKGEFITSTKGGEFSNASKMTKEQVLAYLYKL